CCGAAGACCTTCGCCGAGCTCGAGGCGAATTCGGCCAAGTTCCACAAACCGCCGGGCATGTACGGCATCGTCCAGCGCGGCGCGCGCGGGCCCCATACCGTCGCCTACGACTTCTACCCCTACCTCTACGGTTTCGGCGGCGGCATCTTCAAGGACCAGTCGGCCGGCGACTATTCGGTGACGCTGAACTCGCCCGAAGGGCGCGCGGCGCTCGACTACTACATCCGGCTGGCGCGCACCGTCGGCCACCCCAAGACGGCCGCCTCCGACCAGGCAGAGGTGATCCAGGCGATGGTGACCGGCCATGCCGCGCACATCATGATGGTGATCGCCGCCTGGTCGCAGATGGACGATCCCAACAAGTCGGCCGTGGTCGACAAAATCGAATTCGCGCCGCCGCCCTCGCAGCCGGGATTGCCGACCGCTCCGGGCCTGGGACACTGGCTCGCCGGCATCTCGCGCAACGTGCCCGACGACCGCAAGCGCGCGGCGGTCGAGTTCCTGCGCTGGTTCCAGACCAAGGACGCCCAGATGGAGACGGCGAAGGCCGGCGGCATTCCGGTGCACGCCGCCGTCTACAAGGATCCGATCGCCGATGAGCGCAAATACCGCTGGATGAAGCCCCTGGCCGAGGCGCTGCCGCACGCGGTCAACATCTACCAGTTCCCCGAGGCCAACGATGTCATCGCCGTGCTCGAGATCGGGCTCAACCGGGCCGTGGCCGGCGAGATCACCAGCATCGATGCCCTCAACGGCATGTCCGCCGAGATCCACAAGATCATGGAGAAGTATTCCTACAAGACCGGCGGGCTCCAGCCGCTGAAGTGACGCTAGAGCACGCTCCGATCAGCTTGCATCGCAAGCTGATCGGAAAAGCGTTCTCTATCATAAAGTTAGAGACGGATTCACCGATCAGATTGATTCAATCTGATCGGATCCGGCTCTAGAGCGGCGAGGGGAACGGGGCATGGCGGAAGCCGCGGCAAAGGGCGATGCGCAGGGCATTGCCGGGCAGATGGAGAGTGCCGACCAGCGTCTCTGGCGCTGGCTGACGCTCGCGCCCGCTCTGCTGATGCTGCTGGCGCTCAGTATCGTCCCACTCGTCGGGCTCGTCCTGACCAGCTTCCAGAACATCGCCTGGGCCGAGGGCCGGGCCGTGCGCAGCTGGGCCGGGCTCGATCATTACCGCGCTTTGTTCAGCGATGCCCTGTTCGGTGCTGGCCTCTGGAATACCGGCCTGTTCGCGCTCGGGGCGGTGACCGGACAGATGCTGCTCGGCTTCGCGCTCGCGCTGCTGGTCAGCAAGGTCAGCCGGGCGCGCGTGCTCTACCGGACCATCTTCATCCTGCCGATCCTGATCCCCGGCATCGTTATCGGCGCCATCTGGAAGCTGATTCTCAACTTCGATTTCGGGCTGGCCAACCAGATCCTCGGCCTCGTCGGGCTGGGACCCGTCGACTGGCTCGGCGATGGCCGGATCGCCCTGCTCTCGGTGATCATGGTCGACATCTGGCACTGGACGCCGTTCTGCTTCCTGCTCTTCCTGGCAGGGCTGGAATCGCTGCCGCAGGACGTCTACGAGGCCACCAAGATCGACGGCGCCAGCGCCTGGCAGGAACTGCTCTACGTCACCCTGCCATTGATGGTGCCGACCATCGTCGTCACCTTCGCCTTCCGCCTCGTCCTCGCCTTCAAGGTCTTCGACGAGGTCTATCTCTTGACCAAGGGCGGACCGGGCACGGCGACCGAGGTCATCAGCTTCACGCTCTACCAGCGCTTCTTCACCGAAGACAAAGCGGGCTACGGCTCGGCGATGTCGGTGACCGTGATCTTCCTGGTCTGCCTGCTGCTCGCGGTGGCGCTGTCGGCGCGCCGGCGCTCGGAGGGACGGGCATGAGCGGCCGGTCCGGCGCTTCCTCGGGCTGGCCGATCCACGCCACCCTCATGATCAGTGCGGCGATCGTGCTGGTCCCGGTGATCTGGACGGTCGCCGCCGGTTTCCGCACCCAGATCTCGCTGCTGATGGGCGAGGTCACCTTCTCGCCTGTTCTCTTCAACTTCCACGAGGTGCTGTTCTCCAAGACCTCGGAATTCCTGGTCAACTACCGCAACTCGATCATCGTCGGCGTGGCGAGTACCCTGCTCTGCGTCGGCGCGGCGACGCTGGCCGCCTTCTCGCTCAACCGCACGCGCTGGCGCCGCTGGGTCGTGCAGGTCTTCCTGGCCTGGACGCTGGTCTTCCACATGATCCCGCCGGTCGCGCTCGCCAGCGCCTGGTTCACCATGCTGCGCACCGTCGGGCTGGAGAACAGCTTCACCGGCCTGATCCTGGCGCATGCGACCCTCAACCTGCCGATGGCGATCTGGCTGATGAGCGTCTTCATCCGCGAGGTGCCGAAGGAACTGGAAGAGGCCGCGCTGATGGATGGCGCGACCACGCCGGTCCTGCTCTGGAACGTCGTGCTACCGGTGATCGCC
This genomic interval from Bosea sp. 29B contains the following:
- a CDS encoding extracellular solute-binding protein, producing the protein MSFDFRMPRRDLLKGVGAAGLGAALGTGGIRPLYAKGLAPITIVVNQSPWFASFRRTVEAYEAATGNKVELDVNPFAGSLEKQRNSVRAQRGQYDILIMNSGWFTEMYAGGFLDAITDIDPGFKLDPEIYTLGDTIYYNAQKKTVTADGKLMSLPVSPLIPLLYYRGDLYKQAGLSAPKTFAELEANSAKFHKPPGMYGIVQRGARGPHTVAYDFYPYLYGFGGGIFKDQSAGDYSVTLNSPEGRAALDYYIRLARTVGHPKTAASDQAEVIQAMVTGHAAHIMMVIAAWSQMDDPNKSAVVDKIEFAPPPSQPGLPTAPGLGHWLAGISRNVPDDRKRAAVEFLRWFQTKDAQMETAKAGGIPVHAAVYKDPIADERKYRWMKPLAEALPHAVNIYQFPEANDVIAVLEIGLNRAVAGEITSIDALNGMSAEIHKIMEKYSYKTGGLQPLK
- a CDS encoding sugar ABC transporter permease codes for the protein MAEAAAKGDAQGIAGQMESADQRLWRWLTLAPALLMLLALSIVPLVGLVLTSFQNIAWAEGRAVRSWAGLDHYRALFSDALFGAGLWNTGLFALGAVTGQMLLGFALALLVSKVSRARVLYRTIFILPILIPGIVIGAIWKLILNFDFGLANQILGLVGLGPVDWLGDGRIALLSVIMVDIWHWTPFCFLLFLAGLESLPQDVYEATKIDGASAWQELLYVTLPLMVPTIVVTFAFRLVLAFKVFDEVYLLTKGGPGTATEVISFTLYQRFFTEDKAGYGSAMSVTVIFLVCLLLAVALSARRRSEGRA
- a CDS encoding carbohydrate ABC transporter permease, translated to MSGRSGASSGWPIHATLMISAAIVLVPVIWTVAAGFRTQISLLMGEVTFSPVLFNFHEVLFSKTSEFLVNYRNSIIVGVASTLLCVGAATLAAFSLNRTRWRRWVVQVFLAWTLVFHMIPPVALASAWFTMLRTVGLENSFTGLILAHATLNLPMAIWLMSVFIREVPKELEEAALMDGATTPVLLWNVVLPVIAPGLAATSVLTFVFSWNEFAVSLALTMKQTATVPVAIAKFAQEFEIQYTQMAASAGLAMLPALIVMLFAQRYIVKGLTQGAVK